From the Roseateles sp. XES5 genome, one window contains:
- a CDS encoding BolA family transcriptional regulator, which yields MSMKSSIAGKLDSAFAPERLEVINESHLHAGHQPGYDGEGETHLRVRIVSAAFAGMSRVARHRAINDLVKAEFDAGLHALAVEAAAPGEPTRW from the coding sequence ATGTCCATGAAATCCTCCATCGCCGGCAAGCTCGATAGCGCCTTTGCGCCCGAGCGCCTCGAGGTCATCAACGAGAGCCATCTGCATGCCGGCCATCAGCCGGGTTATGACGGGGAGGGCGAGACGCATCTGCGCGTGCGCATCGTTTCGGCCGCCTTTGCCGGCATGAGCCGGGTGGCGCGGCATCGGGCGATCAACGATCTGGTGAAGGCGGAATTCGATGCCGGGCTGCATGCCCTTGCCGTCGAGGCGGCCGCGCCGGGCGAGCCGACGCGCTGGTGA
- a CDS encoding transporter associated domain-containing protein encodes MNSETPAALAPHIWTWIFFALGVAVLALAFGWRASIAARWRARRDIREAEAERRPGQPPRDGAAAKPERDRIGNGLDLDALEVSDIMIHRTTMRALNAGDPPEEIVKAVLESPYTRMPLWAGSVDNIVGVVHAKDLLRALAEPGIEPKNLDITKVAQKPWFVPDTTTLKEQLAAFLRRKEHFATVVDEYGEVQGLVTLQDILKEIVGDISDEKAVDVQGVRQEADGSLVVDGSVSIRDLNRAFNWSLPDEEATTIAGLVIHESKSIPEERQAFTFHGKRFIVMKRVKNRITKLRIRPVEPEQPSG; translated from the coding sequence ATGAACAGCGAAACGCCCGCCGCGCTCGCTCCGCACATCTGGACCTGGATATTTTTCGCGCTCGGCGTCGCCGTTCTCGCCCTCGCCTTCGGCTGGCGAGCGTCGATCGCCGCGCGGTGGCGCGCGCGCCGGGACATCCGCGAGGCGGAGGCGGAGCGGAGGCCGGGCCAGCCGCCGCGCGACGGCGCGGCCGCGAAACCCGAGCGGGACCGGATCGGCAACGGGCTCGACCTCGATGCCCTCGAAGTCTCCGACATCATGATCCACCGCACGACCATGCGGGCGCTCAATGCCGGCGATCCGCCGGAGGAAATCGTCAAGGCCGTGCTGGAAAGCCCCTATACGCGCATGCCGCTCTGGGCCGGCTCGGTCGACAACATCGTCGGCGTGGTCCATGCCAAGGATCTGCTGCGCGCCCTTGCCGAACCCGGCATCGAGCCGAAGAACCTCGATATCACCAAGGTGGCGCAGAAGCCGTGGTTCGTGCCTGATACGACGACCCTGAAGGAACAGCTTGCCGCCTTCCTGCGCCGCAAGGAACATTTCGCGACCGTGGTGGACGAATATGGCGAGGTGCAGGGTCTCGTGACGCTTCAGGACATCCTGAAGGAAATCGTCGGCGACATCTCCGACGAGAAGGCGGTCGACGTGCAGGGCGTGCGACAGGAAGCGGACGGTTCGCTCGTCGTCGATGGCAGCGTCTCGATCCGAGACCTCAACCGCGCGTTCAACTGGAGCCTGCCGGACGAGGAGGCGACGACCATTGCCGGCCTCGTCATCCACGAATCCAAATCGATCCCCGAGGAGCGTCAGGCCTTCACCTTCCACGGCAAGCGCTTCATTGTCATGAAGCGGGTGAAGAACCGCATCACAAAGCTGCGCATCCGCCCCGTGGAGCCGGAACAGCCGTCCGGCTGA